In Stieleria varia, one genomic interval encodes:
- a CDS encoding tetratricopeptide repeat protein, with product MFTSRLPFTFGWLALLVPVTLLLSLGPVGTESLHAASFDETYQLFLAGKYDEAQAVAAAEVERGVWNRRWPELLIECMLVRGQYAEALVQYDAALQRFPTSLSLRLLGIEAVRYNNLPDRAGQEVARFQQVLQSGQLQFASRDTLIAAGRFLAMRDLDARKILELFYDRVRESNPTFLDAYLATAELAINKGDFGVAAETLNQAKRDHAGDPRVHYWTAKAFESSDSKATAEALMKALEINPKHTPSLILQADMLIDREQYESAEEVIDEVLAINPSHPEAIALQAVLAHLSGDYEAEKKLRDKAMEAWPQNPEVDHLIGRKLSQKYRFAEGADYQRSALLLDPDHVGASFQLAQDLLRLGEDDIGWKLAEDVSTQDEYNVVAYNLMTLRDRIKGFTELSADGILIRMEPREAAIYGDAVMELLKQARQVLCDKYDVQPDKTIVVEIFPEQSDFAIRTFGLPGGQGFLGVCFGRVITANSPASQGARPANWQSVLWHEFCHVVTLEKTKNRMPRWLSEGISVYEERLRDPSWGQSMSAGYRRMILGDDLTKVSELSGAFLSPPSGMHLQFAYYESSLVVEYLVEQYGMDALLQILDSLATGVPINDALAMSVGSIDKLDVQFAEYAQQKAREFAPQADWSVEDYPEKPSEESLQDWLKEHPNSYAAHRDLASLLTAKGQMEAARVHLEKLVELGAVSSEEDGPLEMLAAIHRKLGDQAAEIDALNKISAISSDALPTHRRLIELGRDAEDWQSVREHADAALAIQPLAEDLHQANIDASLAMGEPENALPSLEALRNMEPVDPAGLDYQMAKTHAEIGDVQQAQRFVLMALDRAPRYRDAHRLLLDLATTKQETARQETAETNSDAGGESELGKTQSGETQSGETQSDETEKDEPTEQTK from the coding sequence TTGTTCACGTCACGATTACCGTTCACCTTCGGCTGGCTCGCCCTTTTGGTGCCGGTAACTTTGCTGCTCAGCTTGGGGCCCGTTGGCACCGAGTCGCTCCACGCGGCCAGTTTTGATGAGACCTACCAGCTTTTCTTGGCGGGGAAATACGACGAAGCACAAGCAGTTGCCGCTGCTGAGGTGGAACGGGGGGTGTGGAATCGCCGCTGGCCCGAACTGTTGATCGAGTGCATGCTGGTTCGCGGACAGTACGCCGAAGCACTCGTGCAGTACGATGCGGCGTTGCAGCGGTTCCCCACCAGTTTGTCCCTGCGATTGCTGGGGATCGAAGCCGTCCGCTACAACAACTTGCCCGACCGAGCCGGTCAAGAAGTCGCGAGGTTTCAACAAGTCCTGCAGAGCGGGCAATTGCAATTCGCCAGCCGCGACACGCTGATCGCCGCCGGACGTTTTTTGGCGATGCGGGACCTGGACGCTCGCAAGATCCTCGAACTCTTTTACGATCGCGTCCGCGAATCCAACCCGACCTTCCTGGACGCGTACTTGGCCACCGCGGAACTGGCGATCAACAAAGGAGACTTTGGCGTCGCGGCGGAGACGCTCAATCAAGCCAAACGGGACCACGCTGGGGATCCGCGTGTTCACTACTGGACCGCCAAGGCGTTTGAGTCCAGTGACTCCAAAGCAACCGCCGAAGCGTTGATGAAAGCCTTGGAGATCAACCCAAAGCACACGCCGAGTTTGATCTTGCAAGCGGACATGCTGATCGATCGTGAGCAATACGAATCCGCCGAAGAGGTGATTGATGAGGTTCTGGCGATCAATCCATCGCACCCCGAGGCGATCGCCTTGCAAGCCGTCTTGGCTCACCTGTCGGGTGACTACGAGGCGGAGAAAAAGCTTCGTGACAAAGCGATGGAGGCTTGGCCGCAAAACCCCGAGGTGGACCATTTGATCGGACGCAAATTGTCACAGAAGTATCGCTTTGCCGAAGGCGCCGATTATCAACGTTCCGCGTTGCTGCTGGATCCCGACCACGTGGGTGCGAGTTTTCAACTCGCGCAAGACCTGCTGCGTTTAGGCGAAGATGACATCGGATGGAAACTTGCCGAAGACGTCTCAACGCAGGACGAGTACAACGTCGTCGCGTACAACTTGATGACACTGCGAGATCGAATCAAAGGATTCACGGAGCTCAGTGCCGATGGAATCTTGATCCGGATGGAGCCTCGTGAGGCAGCCATTTACGGCGACGCGGTGATGGAGTTGCTCAAACAGGCTCGTCAGGTTTTGTGCGACAAGTACGACGTACAGCCAGACAAGACGATCGTTGTGGAAATCTTTCCTGAGCAAAGTGATTTTGCGATTCGTACATTCGGCTTGCCCGGCGGCCAAGGATTCTTGGGGGTTTGCTTCGGACGTGTGATCACGGCCAACAGCCCCGCCTCCCAGGGTGCACGTCCGGCCAATTGGCAGAGTGTGCTCTGGCACGAATTCTGTCACGTGGTGACGTTGGAGAAAACGAAAAACCGTATGCCGCGCTGGCTCAGCGAAGGCATCTCGGTATACGAAGAACGCTTGCGCGATCCATCCTGGGGGCAGTCCATGTCGGCAGGTTATCGCAGGATGATCTTGGGCGATGATTTGACCAAAGTCAGCGAGCTCAGCGGCGCGTTCCTCAGCCCGCCATCCGGAATGCATCTGCAGTTTGCCTACTACGAATCATCTTTGGTGGTGGAGTACCTCGTCGAACAGTACGGGATGGATGCTCTGTTGCAGATTCTCGACTCGCTGGCGACCGGAGTGCCCATCAACGACGCGTTGGCAATGAGCGTTGGATCGATCGACAAACTGGATGTGCAGTTTGCCGAGTACGCGCAGCAGAAAGCCCGTGAGTTTGCACCCCAGGCGGACTGGTCGGTGGAGGATTATCCGGAGAAACCGAGCGAGGAATCGTTACAGGATTGGCTCAAAGAGCATCCCAACAGCTACGCGGCGCACCGTGATCTTGCCAGCCTTTTGACGGCCAAAGGACAGATGGAGGCGGCGAGAGTCCATTTGGAGAAACTGGTCGAACTCGGCGCGGTTTCATCGGAAGAGGATGGACCGCTAGAAATGTTGGCGGCGATCCACCGTAAGTTGGGTGATCAAGCCGCTGAAATTGATGCATTAAACAAGATTTCGGCGATTTCCAGCGATGCATTACCCACTCACAGGCGTTTAATCGAACTGGGGAGGGATGCTGAGGACTGGCAATCGGTGAGAGAACATGCCGACGCGGCGTTGGCAATCCAACCGCTGGCGGAGGACCTGCATCAAGCCAATATTGACGCTTCGTTGGCGATGGGAGAACCCGAGAACGCACTGCCGTCGCTGGAAGCACTGAGAAACATGGAGCCGGTGGATCCCGCGGGATTGGATTACCAAATGGCGAAAACACACGCCGAGATCGGTGACGTTCAGCAAGCCCAGCGGTTTGTCCTGATGGCGCTCGATCGGGCGCCTCGCTATCGGGACGCGCATCGGTTGTTGCTGGACCTTGCCACAACAAAGCAAGAAACCGCTCGGCAGGAAACGGCAGAGACGAACAGCGATGCCGGCGGGGAGTCCGAATTGGGCAAGACGCAGTCAGGCGAGACGCAGTCAGGCGAGACGCAGTCAGACGAGACGGAAAAAGACGAGCCGACGGAGCAGACGAAGTGA
- a CDS encoding DUF4159 domain-containing protein, translating into MIVTLLCMAAGVTLAQRGWRGMHDISVDRKGVPTWDYDQNFPSDSFTFVRVEFDSYFGRAGGGGWLTDYPDSDLNFSLRLQQLTSLKVNPDPKTMRLTDDELFDYPFLYMIEPGGMVLSDEEVAALRKYCLNGGFLMIDDFWGDDQYENVRYELEKVFPDRKPFEVPLSHEIFHIVYDLKEKPQVPALRSVQRGQTWEYARDGSDTRNPDYRAITDDNDRIMVFICHNTDLGDGWEREGEDKYYFDEFSVKKAYPMGINIVTYAMTH; encoded by the coding sequence ATGATCGTGACCCTGTTGTGCATGGCCGCCGGCGTCACGCTTGCCCAACGCGGTTGGCGTGGCATGCACGACATTTCGGTGGACCGCAAAGGTGTCCCCACGTGGGACTACGATCAGAATTTTCCCAGCGATTCCTTCACCTTCGTCCGCGTCGAATTCGACTCATACTTCGGTCGTGCCGGAGGTGGTGGCTGGCTGACCGACTACCCCGATAGCGATCTCAATTTCTCTCTGCGTCTACAGCAGCTGACAAGCCTGAAAGTCAATCCGGATCCCAAGACGATGCGGCTGACCGATGACGAGTTGTTCGACTATCCGTTCTTGTACATGATCGAACCGGGCGGGATGGTATTGTCGGACGAGGAAGTCGCTGCGTTGCGAAAGTATTGCCTCAACGGAGGCTTCTTGATGATCGACGATTTCTGGGGAGACGACCAGTACGAAAACGTACGCTATGAGCTAGAGAAAGTTTTCCCTGATCGCAAGCCGTTCGAGGTGCCTTTGTCGCATGAAATCTTTCACATCGTTTACGACTTGAAAGAAAAGCCCCAAGTTCCAGCGCTGCGATCGGTTCAACGCGGACAGACTTGGGAATACGCCCGCGACGGTAGCGATACTCGAAATCCAGACTATCGCGCGATCACCGATGACAACGATCGCATCATGGTGTTCATCTGCCACAACACCGACCTGGGTGACGGCTGGGAACGCGAAGGCGAGGACAAGTATTACTTCGATGAATTCTCCGTCAAGAAAGCCTATCCGATGGGCATCAACATTGTCACATACGCCATGACGCACTGA